One window of Chryseobacterium sp. JJR-5R genomic DNA carries:
- a CDS encoding DUF4349 domain-containing protein produces the protein MKKFILLAAVSGSLIMCKKGEAATSGLGDTLKSADSTVSATSEKISHVSDRANAALDSANVKIKEFEDTKNGIKDRIESTSKMVDSLSEKISSVKLETKAEKKDSLKKDEKIVVNVPAPKVIRETKIVYKNQPRKENYELNAVKNKLVKTGILELTVDDAEMAKETVKEEVAKYDGMIRSENISLNNDDKKTAYLKIKIPIQKFDYLMEDLSRNLGKVENKSVEISGQDFMQNTMCEVDITLYGKEGTYAENDEKPETFSERSFAAVSSGWNVITSVFLFILPLWPLFAIAGIGYYFYKKRNRKTADHDRN, from the coding sequence ATGAAAAAATTCATATTACTTGCAGCAGTATCAGGCTCATTGATCATGTGTAAAAAAGGAGAAGCCGCCACATCCGGATTGGGAGATACGCTGAAATCTGCAGACAGCACGGTTTCCGCAACCTCTGAAAAGATCAGCCACGTGAGTGACCGGGCCAATGCGGCACTCGATTCTGCCAATGTAAAAATCAAAGAGTTTGAGGATACAAAGAATGGCATTAAAGACAGGATTGAAAGCACCTCAAAAATGGTAGATTCCTTATCTGAAAAGATTTCATCAGTAAAACTGGAAACCAAAGCGGAGAAAAAAGATTCGTTAAAAAAAGATGAAAAAATTGTGGTGAACGTTCCGGCGCCGAAAGTGATCAGGGAAACCAAAATCGTTTACAAAAACCAGCCCAGGAAAGAAAATTATGAACTGAATGCAGTTAAAAACAAACTCGTAAAGACAGGCATCCTTGAACTGACCGTAGATGACGCCGAAATGGCAAAAGAAACCGTAAAGGAAGAAGTTGCCAAATATGACGGAATGATAAGGAGCGAAAATATTTCACTGAATAACGATGACAAGAAAACAGCCTACCTGAAAATTAAGATCCCGATTCAGAAATTCGACTACCTGATGGAGGACCTCAGCCGGAACCTCGGAAAAGTGGAAAATAAAAGTGTGGAGATTTCCGGACAGGATTTTATGCAGAATACCATGTGTGAAGTTGATATCACCCTTTATGGAAAGGAAGGAACCTACGCAGAAAATGATGAAAAACCTGAAACGTTCAGTGAAAGGTCTTTTGCCGCCGTCTCTTCAGGATGGAATGTGATTACTTCTGTTTTTCTTTTTATCCTGCCGCTATGGCCTTTGTTCGCGATCGCAGGGATCGGCTATTATTTTTACAAGAAAAGAAACAGAAAAACAGCAGATCATGACCGGAACTGA